A window of the Macaca nemestrina isolate mMacNem1 chromosome X, mMacNem.hap1, whole genome shotgun sequence genome harbors these coding sequences:
- the LOC105476652 gene encoding mediator of RNA polymerase II transcription subunit 12 isoform X3, with amino-acid sequence MAAFGILSYEHRPLKRPRLGPPDVYPQDPKQKEDELTALNVKQGFNNQPAVSGDEHGSAKNVSFNPAKISSNFSSIIAEKLRCNTLPDTGRRKPQVNQKDNFWLVTARSQSAINTWFTDLAGTKPLTQLAKKVPIFSKKEEVFGYLAKYTVPVMRAAWLIKMTCAYYAAISETKVKKRHVDPFMEWTQIITKYLWEQLQKMAEYYRPGPAGGGGCGSTIGPLPHDVEVAIRQWDYTEKLAMFMFQDGMLDRHEFLTWVLECFEKIRPGEDELLKLLLPLLLRYSGEFVQSAYLSRRLAYFCTRRLALQLDGVSSHSSHVISAQSTSSLPTTPAPQPPTSSTPSTPFSDLLMCPQHRPLVFGLSCILQTILLCCPSALVWHYSLTDSRIKTGSPLDHLPIAPSNLPMPEGNSAFTQQVRAKLREIEQQIKERGQAVEVRWSFDKCQEATAGFTIGRVLHTLEVLDSHSFERSDFSNSLDSLCNRIFGLGPSKDGHEISSDDDAVVSLLCEWAVSCKRSGRHRAMVVAKLLEKRQAEIEAERCGESEAADEKGSIASGSLSAPSAPIFQDVLLQFLDTQAPMLTDPRSESERVEFFNLVLLFCELIRHDVFSHNMYTCTLISRGDLAFGAPGPRPPSPFDDPADDPEHKEAEGSSSSKLEDPGLSESMDIDPSSSVLFEDMEKPDFSLFSPTMPCEGKGSPSPEKPDVEKEVKPPPKEKIEGTLGVLYDQPRHVQYATHFPIPQEESCSHECNQRLVVLFGVGKQRDDARHAIKKITKDILKVLNRKGTAETDQLAPIVPLNPGDLTFLGGEDGQKRRRNRPEAFPTAEDIFAKFQHLSHYDQHQVTAQVSRNVLEQITSFALGMSYHLPLVQHVQFIFDLMEYSLSISGLIDFAIQLLNELSVVEAELLLKSSDLVGSYTTSLCLCIVAVLRHYHACLILNQDQMAQVFEGLCGVVKHGMNRSDGSSAERCILAYLYDLYTSCSHLKNKFGELFSDFCSKVKNTIYCNVEPSESNMRWAPEFMIDTLENPAAHTFTYTGLGKSLSENPANRYSFVCNALMHVCVGHHDPDRVNDIAILCAELTGYCKSLSAEWLGVLKALCCSSNNGTCGFNDLLCNVDVSDLSFHDSLATFVAILIARQCLLLEDLIRCAAIPSLLNAACSEQDSEPGARLTCRILLHLFKTPQLNPCQSDGNKPTVGIRSSCDRHLLAASQNRIVDGAVFAVLKAVFVLGDAELKGSGFTVTGGTEELPEEEGGGGSGGRRQGGRNISVETASLDVYAKYVLRSICQQEWVGERCLKSLCEDSNDLQDPVLSSAQAQRLMQLICYPHRLLDNEDGENPQRQRIKRILQNLDQWTMRQSSLELQLMIKQTPNNEMNSLLENIAKATIEVFQQSAETGSSSGSTASNMPSSSKTKPVLSSLERSGVWLVAPLIAKLPTSVQGHVLKAAGEELEKGQHLGSSSRKERDRQKQKSMSLLSQQPFLSLVLTCLKGQDEQREGLLTSLYSQVHQIVNNWRDDQYLDDCKPKQLMHEALKLRLNLVGGMFDTVQRSTQQTTEWAMLLLEIIISGTVDMQSNNELFTTVLDMLSVLINGTLAADMSSISQGSMEENKRAYMNLAKKLQKELGERQSDSLEKVRQLLPLPKQTRDVITCEPQGSLIDTKGNKIAGFDSIFKKEGLQVSTKQKISPWDLFEGLKPSAPLSWGWFGTVRVDRRVARGEEQQRLLLYHTHLRPRPRAYYLEPLPLPPEDEEPPAPTLLEPEKKAPEPPKTDKPGAAPPSTEERKKKSTKGKKRSQPAAKTEDYGMGPGRSGPYGVTVPPDLLHHPNPGSITHLNYRQGSIGLYTQNQPLPAGGPRVDPYRPVRLPMQKLPTRPTYPGVLPTTMTGVMGLEPSSYKTSVYRQQQPAVPQGQRLRQQLQAKIQSQGMLGQSSVHQMTPSSSYGLQTSQGYTPYVSHVGLQQHTGPAGTMVPPSYSSQPYQSTHPSTNPTLVDPTRHLQQRPSGYVHQQAPTYGHGLTSTQRFSHQTLQQTPMISTMTPMSAQGVQAGVRSTAILPEQQQQQQQQQQQQQQQQQQQQQQQQQQYHIRQQQQQQILRQQQQQQQQQQQQQQQQQQQQQQQQQQQHQQQQQQQAAPPQPQPQSQPQFQRQGLQQTQQQQQTAALVRQLQQQLSNTQPQPSTNIFGRY; translated from the exons ATGGCGGCCTTCGGGATCTTGAGCTACGAACACCGGCCCCTGAAGCGGCCGCGGCTGGGGCCTCCCGATGTTTACCCTCAGGACCCCAAACAGAAGGAG GATGAACTGACGGCCTTGAATGTAAAACAAGGTTTCAATAACCAGCCTGCTGTCTCTGGGGATGAACATGGCAGTGCCAAGAACGTCAGCTTCAATCCTGCCAAG ATCAGTTCCAACTTCAGCAGCATTATTGCAGAGAAGTTACGTTGTAATACCCTCCCTGACACTGGTCGCAGGAAGCCCCAAGTGAACCAGAAGGACAACTTCTGGCTGGTGACTGCACGATCCCAGAGTGCCATTAATACTTGGTTCACTGACTTGGCTGGCACCAAGCCACTCACGCAACTAGCCAAAAAG GTCCCCATTTTCAGTAAGAAGGAAGAAGTGTTTGGGTACTTAGCCAAATACACAGTGCCTGTGATGCGGGCTGCCTGGCTCATTAAGATGACCTGTGCCTACTATGCAGCAATCTCTGAGACCAAGGTTAAGAAGAGACATGTTGACCCTTTCATGG AATGGACTCAGATCATCACCAAGTACTTATGGGAGCAGTTACAGAAGATGGCTGAATACTACCGGCCAGGGCCTGCAGGAGGTGGGGGCTGTGGTTCCACGATAGGGCCCTTGCCGCATGATGTAGAGGTGGCAATCCGGCAGTGGGATTACACTGAGAAGCTGGCCATGTTCATGTTTCAG GATGGAATGCTGGACAGACATGAGTTCCTGACCTGGGTGCTTGAGTGTTTTGAGAAGATCCGCCCTGGAGAAGATGAATTGCTTAAACTGCTCCTGCCCCTGCTTCTCCGA TACTCTGGGGAATTTGTTCAGTCTGCGTACCTGTCCCGCCGCCTTGCCTACTTTTGTACACGGAGACTGGCCCTGCAGCTAGATGGTGTGAGCAGTCACTCATCTCATGTTATATCTGCTCAGTCAACAAGCTCGCTACCCACCACCCCTGCTCCTCAGCCCCCAACTAGCAGCACCCCCTCGACTCCCTTTAGTGACCTGCTTATGTGCCCTCAGCACCGGCCCCTGGTTTTTGGCCTCAGCTGTATCCTACAG ACCATCCTCCTGTGTTGTCCTAGTGCCTTGGTTTGGCACTACTCACTGACTGATAGCAGAATTAAGACCGGCTCACCACTTGACCACTTGCCTATTGCCCCCTCCAACCTGCCCATGCCAGAGGGTAACAGTGCCTTCACTCAGCAG GTCCGTGCAAAGTTGCGGGAGATCGAGCAGCAGATCAAGGAGCGGGGACAGGCAGTTGAAGTTCGCTGGTCTTTCGATAAATGCCAGGAAGCTACTGCAG GCTTCACCATTGGACGGGTGCTTCATACTTTGGAAGTGCTGGATAGCCATAGTTTTGAGCGCTCTGACTTCAGCAACTCTCTTGACTCACTTTGTAACCGAATCTTTGGATTGGGGCCTAGCAAGGATGGGCATGAG ATCTCCTCAGATGATGATGCTGTGGTGTCATTGCTATGTGAATGGGCTGTCAGCTGCAAGCGTTCTGGTCGGCATCGTGCTATGGTGGTAGCCAAGCTCCTGGAGAAGAGACAGGCGGAGATTGAGGCTGAG CGTTGTGGAGAATCAGAAGCCGCAGATGAGAAGGGTTCCATCGCCTCTGGCTCCCTTTCTGCTCCTAGTGCTCCCATTTTCCAGGATGTCCTCCTGCAGTTTCTGGATACACAGGCTCCCATGCTGA CGGACCCCCGAAGTGAGAGTGAGCGGGTGGAATTCTTTAACTTAGTACTGCTGTTCTGTGAACTGATTCGACATGATGTTTTCTCCCACAACATGTATACTTGCACTCTCATCTCCCGAGGGGACCTTGCCTTTGGAGCCCCTGGTCCCCGGCCTCCCTCTCCCTTTGATGATCCTGCCGATGACCCAGAGCACAAGGAGGCtgaaggcagcagcagcagcaagctGGAG GATCCAGGGCTTTCAGAATCTATGGACATTGACCCTAGTTCCAGTGTGCTCTTTGAGGACATGGAGAAGCCTGATTTCTCA TTGTTCTCCCCTACTATGCCCTGTGAGGGGAAGGGCAGTCCATCCCCAGAGAAGCCAGATGTCGAGAAGGAGGTGAAGCCCCCACCCAAGGAGAAGATCGAAGGGACCCTTGGGGTTCTTTACGACCAGCCACGACACGTGCAGTATGCCACCCACTTTCCCATCCCCCAG GAGGAGTCATGCAGCCATGAGTGCAACCAGCGGTTGGTCGTACTGTTTGGGGTGGGAAAGCAGCGAGATGATGCCCGCCATGCCATCAAGAAAATCACCAAGGATATCCTGAAGGTTCTGAACCGCAAAGGGACAGCAGAAACTG ACCAGCTTGCTCCTATTGTGCCTCTGAATCCTGGAGACCTGACATTCTTAG GTGGGGAGGATGGGCAGAAGCGGCGACGCAACCGGCCTGAAGCCTTCCCCACTGCTGAAGATATCTTTGCTAAGTTCCAGCACCTTTCACATTATGACCAACACCAGGTCACGGCTCAG GTCTCCCGGAATGTTCTGGAGCAGATCACGAGCTTTGCCCTTGGCATGTCATACCACTTGCCTCTGGTGCAGCATGTGCAGTTCATCTTCGACCTCATGGAATATTCACTCAGCATCAGTGGCCTCATCGACTTTGCCATTCAG CTGCTGAATGAACTGAGTGTAGTTGAGGCTGAGCTGCTTCTCAAATCCTCGGATCTGGTGGGCAGCTACACTACTAGCCTGTGCCTGTGCATCGTGGCTGTCCTGCGGCACTATCATGCCTGCCTCATCCTCAACCAGGACCAGATGGCACAGGTCTTTGAGGG GCTGTGTGGTGTTGTGAAGCATGGGATGAACCGGTCCGATGGCTCCTCTGCAGAGCGCTGTATCCTTGCTTATCTCTATGATCTGTACACCTCCTGTAGCCatttaaagaacaaatttggGGAGCTCTTCAG CGACTTTTGCTCAAAGGTGAAGAACACCATCTACTGCAACGTGGAGCCATCGGAATCAAATATGCGCTGGGCACCTGAGTTCATGATTGACACTCTAGAGAACCCTGCAGCTCACACCTTCACCTACACAGGGCTAGGCAAGAGTCTTAGTGAGAACCCTGCTAACCGCTACAGCTTTGTCTGCAATGCCCTTATGCACGTCTGTGTGGGGCACCATGATCCCGATAG GGTGAATGACATCGCAATCCTGTGTGCAGAGCTGACCGGCTATTGCAAGTCACTGAGTGCAGAATGGCTAGGAGTGCTTAAGGCCTTGTGCTGCTCCTCTAACAATGGCACTTGTGGTTTCAACGACCTCCTCTGCAATGTAGAT GTCAGTGACCTGTCTTTTCATGACTCGTTGGCTACTTTTGTTGCCATCCTCATCGCTCGGCAGTGTTTGCTCCTGGAAGATCTGATTCGCTGTGCTGCCATCCCTTCACTCCTTAATGCTG CTTGTAGTGAACAGGACTCTGAGCCAGGGGCCCGGCTTACCTGCCGCATCCTCCTTCACCTTTTCAAGACACCGCAGCTCAATCCTTGCCAGTCTGATGGAA ACAAGCCTACAGTAGGAATCCGCTCCTCCTGTGACCGCCACCTGCTGGCTGCCTCCCAGAACCGCATCGTGGATGGAGCTGTGTTTGCTGTTCTCAAGGCTGTGTTTGTACTTG GGGATGCGGAACTGAAAGGTTCAGGCTTCACTGTGACAGGAGGAACAGAAGAACTtccagaggaggagggaggaggtggcaGTGGTGGTCGGAGGCAGGGTGGCCGCAACATCTCTGTGGAGACAGCCAGTCTGGATGTCTATGCCAAGTACGTGCTGCGCAGCATCTGCCAACAG GAATGGGTAGGAGAACGTTGCCTTAAGTCGCTGTGTGAGGACAGCAATGACCTGCAAGACCCAGTGTTGAGTAGTGCCCAGGCGCAGCGCCTCATGCAGCTCATCTGCTACCCACATCGACTGCTGGACAATGAGGATGGGGAAAACCCCCAGCGGCAGCGCATAAAGCGCATTCTCCAG AACTTGGACCAGTGGACCATGCGCCAGTCTTCCCTGGAGCTGCAGCTCATGATCAAGCAGACCCCTAACAAT GAGATGAACTCCCTCTTGGAGAACATTGCCAAGGCCACAATCGAGGTTTTCCAACAGTCAGCAGAGACAGGGTCATCTTCTGGAAGTACTGCAAGCAACATGCCCAGCAGCAGCAAGACCAAGCCTGTGCTCAG CTCTCTAGAGCGCTCTGGTGTATGGCTGGTGGCCCCCCTCATTGCTAAACTGCCCACCTCAGTCCAGGGACATGTGTTAAAGGCTGCTGGGGAGGAATTGGAGAAGGGTCAGCACCTGGGTTCCTCTTCACGCAAAGAACGTGATCGACAAAAGCAGAAGAG CATGTCCCTGTTGAGCCAGCAGCCCTTCTTATCACTGGTACTAACATGTCTGAAAGGGCAGGATGAACAACGCGAGGGACTCCTTACCTCCCTCTACAGCCAGGTGCACCAG ATTGTGAATAATTGGCGAGATGACCAGTACTTAGATGATTGCAAACCAAAGCAGCTTATGCATGAGGCACTCAAACTGCGGCTCAACCTG GTTGGGGGCATGTTTGACACGGTGCAGCGCAGCACCCAGCAGACCACGGAGTGGGCCATGCTCCTCCTGGAGATCATCATCAGCGGCACTGTCGACATGCAGTCCAACAA TGAGCTCTTCACTACTGTGTTGGACATGCTGAGCGTGCTCATCAATGGGACATTGGCTGCAGACATGTCTAGCATCTCCCAAGGTAGCATGGAGGAAAACAAGCGTGCATACATGAACCTGGCAAAGAAGCTACAG AAGGAGTTGGGGGAACGCCAGTCAGACAGTCTGGAAAAGGTTCGCCAGCTGCTGCCACTGCCCAAGCAGACCCGAGATGTCATCACGTGTGAGCCACAGGGCTCCCTTATTGATACCAAGGGCAACAAGATTGCTGGCTTCGATTCCATCTTCAAGAAGGAG GGTCTACAGGTTTCCACCAAACAGAAGATCTCGCCCTGGGATCTTTTTGAGGGGTTGAAGCCGTCAGCACCGCTGTCTTGGGGCTGGTTTGGAACAGTGCGGGTGGACCGGCGAGTGGCTCGAGGAGAGGAGCAGCAGCGGTTGCTGCTCTACCACACACACCTGAGGCCCCGGCCCCGCGCCTATTACCTGGAGCCGCTGCCACTGCCCCCAGAAGATGAGGAGCCCCCTGCTCCTACCCTGCTAGAGCCTGAGAAAAAGGCTCCAGAGCCCCCCAAAACTGACAAACCGGGGGCTGCTCCACCCAGTACTGAGGAACGCAAGAAGAAGTCCACCAAGGGCAAGAAACGCAGCCAGCCAGCTGCCAAGACAGAG GACTATGGAATGGGCCCGGGTCGGAGCGGCCCTTATGGTGTGACAGTGCCTCCAGACCTCCTGCACCACCCAAACCCTGGTTCCATAACCCACCTTAATTACAGGCAAGGCTCCATAGGCCTGTACACCCAGAACCAGCCACTACCTGCAG GTGGCCCTCGTGTGGACCCGTACCGCCCTGTGCGCTTACCAATGCAGAAGCTGCCCACCCGACCGACTTACCCTGGAGTGCTGCCCACAACCATGACTGGCGTCATGGGCCTAGAACCCTCCTCTTATAAGACCTCTGTGTACCGGCAGCAGCAACCTGCGGTGCCCCAAGGACAGCGCCTTCGCCAACAGCTCCAGGCAAAGATA cAGAGTCAGGGCATGTTGGGACAGTCATCTGTCCATCAGATGACTCCCAGCTCTTCCTACGGTTTGCAGACTTCCCAG ggCTATACTCCTTATGTTTCTCATGTGGGATTGCAGCAACACACAGGCCCTGCAGGTACCATGGTGCCCCCCAGCTACTCCAGCCAGCCTTACCAGAGCACCCACCCTTCTACCAATCCTACTCTTGTAGATCCTACCCGCCACCTGCAACAGCGGCCCAGTGGCTATGTGCACCAGCAGGCCCCCACCTATGGACATGGACTGACCTCCACTCAAAG GTTTTCACACCAGACACTGCAGCAGACACCCATGATAAGTACCATGACTCCAATGAGTGCCCAGGGCGTCCAGGCAGGCGTCCGCTCAACAGCCATCCTACCtgagcagcaacagcagcagcaacagcagcaacagcaacagcagcagcagcaacaacagcaacagcaacagcagcagcagcagtaccACAtccggcagcagcagcagcagcagatcCTGCGG cagcagcagcagcagcaacagcagcagcagcagcagcaacagcaacagcaacagcagcagcagcaacagcaacaacagcaacaccagcagcaacagcagcaacaggcggctcctccccaaccccagccccagtCCCAGCCCCAG TTCCAGCGCCAGGGGCTTCAGCAGACCCAGCAGCAGCAACAGACAGCAGCTTTGGTCCGGCAACTTCAACAACAGCTCTCCA ATACCCAGCCACAGCCCAGTACCAACATATTTGGACGCTACTGA